A part of Gossypium hirsutum isolate 1008001.06 chromosome A07, Gossypium_hirsutum_v2.1, whole genome shotgun sequence genomic DNA contains:
- the LOC107911367 gene encoding endoglucanase 8, with protein MSLIQRLSVLGMAAMAMGLVASHDYGEALTKSILFYEGQRSGKLPPTQRITWRKDSALRDGFEIGVDLVGGYYDAGDNVKFTFPMAFSITMLAWSVLEFGQSLGTDLQHSLKAIQWGTDYLLKATSIPGFVFAQVGDPYGDHNCWERPEDMDTPRTPYAVSKEFPGSEVSAEIAAALAASSMVFRPINRGYSARLLKRARMVFEFADKYRGSYNDSLGPWACPFYCDYSGYQDELVWGAAWLLRATKAPYYRNYVLANIQNLDKSSSFAEFGWDTKHAGINVLVSRLIKSQTPKPFITNADKFVCSVLPESPTVSVSYLPGGLLIKPGGSNLQHATALSFLLLVYSRPLSKDSRVIHCGNVVATPARLLQVARSQVDYILGSNPLNMSYMVGYGKKFPERIHHRGSSLPSITLHPQHIDCTGGATYFYTNNPNPNLLTGAVVGGPDIKDSYADSRADFAHSEPTTYINAPLVGLLAYFKSH; from the exons ATGAGCCTAATACAAAGGTTATCAGTGTTGGGAATGGCGGCAATGGCAATGGGTTTGGTGGCTTCACATGATTATGGTGAGGCATTAACAAAGAGTATTTTGTTCTACGAAGGCCAGAGGTCGGGGAAGTTGCCTCCTACTCAAAGGATCACCTGGAGGAAGGATTCTGCTCTTCGCGATGGCTTTGAGATTGGT GTTGATTTGGTGGGAGGTTACTATGACGCTGGTGATAATGTTAAATTCACTTTTCCAATGGCTTTCTCCATAACTATGCTAGCTTGGAGTGTACTAGAGTTTGGCCAATCCCTTGGCACAGATCTGCAGCATTCATTGAAGGCAATTCAGTGGGGAACGGATTACTTGCTGAAAGCCACAAGCATCCCAGGCTTTGTGTTTGCTCAAGTTGGCGATCCTTATGGTGATCACAACTGCTGGGAGAGGCCTGAAGACATGGACACTCCTAGAACCCCATATGCAGTGAGTAAAGAGTTTCCAGGATCAGAAGTTTCGGCTGAGATAGCTGCTGCGCTTGCAGCCTCTTCAATGGTGTTTAGACCTATTAATCGTGGATATTCTGCAAGGCTGCTCAAAAGAGCAAGAATG GTTTTTGAATTTGCAGATAAGTACAGGGGATCATACAATGATAGTCTTGGACCATGGGCGTGCCCATTTTACTGTGATTATAGTGGATATCAG GATGAATTAGTTTGGGGGGCAGCATGGTTACTGAGGGCAACAAAGGCTCCCTATTACAGGAATTATGTTTTAGCCAACATTCAAAACTTGGACAAGAGTAGTAGCTTTGCGGAATTTGGATGGGATACCAAGCATGCTGGCATCAACGTACTTGTTTCCAGG CTAATAAAGAGTCAAACTCCTAAGCCTTTCATTACTAATGCAGACAAGTTTGTCTGTTCTGTGTTGCCTGAATCACCAACTGTTTCAGTCTCCTACTTGCCAG GTGGGCTCCTTATTAAACCTGGAGGAAGCAATTTGCAGCATGCAACAGCTTTATCCTTCCTTCTTCTAGTGTACAGTCGCCCTCTGAGTAAAGACAGTCGGGTGATCCACTGTGGCAATGTTGTTGCCACCCCTGCCAGGCTTCTACAGGTTGCAAGAAGCCAg GTGGATTACATCTTAGGAAGCAATCCACTGAATATGTCATACATGGTGGGATATGGCAAGAAGTTCCCGGAGAGGATACATCATCGGGGCTCCTCTTTACCTTCTATTACTCTACATCCCCAACATATTGACTGCACAGGTGGAGCTACCTATTTCTATACTAACAATCCTAACCCTAACTTGTTAACCGGAGCTGTTGTTGGAGGACCTGATATTAAGGATTCTTATGCTGATTCCAGAGCAGATTTTGCACACTCCGAGCCAACCACCTACATTAATGCACCTCTCGTTGGTCTCTTGGCTTACTTCAAATCACATTAA
- the LOC107913172 gene encoding NAC domain-containing protein 7 isoform X1 produces the protein MGLQGKMNAFSKVPPGFRFHPTDEELVAYYLRKKITSRRIDLDVIRDVDLYKIEPWDLQELCRIGTEEQNEWYFFSHKDKKYPTGTRTNRATAAGFWKATGRDKAIYSKHDLIGMRKTLVFYKGRAPNGQKSDWIMHEYRLETDENGTPQEEGWVVCRVFKKRIPAISKVSQYESPCWYDDQVSFTPDLASPMQNMAYHHLPYSCKKELDLKYQAPNEHYLQLPLLDSPKLLHPSVEAFGLDINNASTLQETHEQHLQTLYANTNNEHAADQVTDWRILDKFVASQLSQEEVAKQNNYSSASAKNVFHSSQHANLLIRHLNKQEMAPENASTSNRHTDLWK, from the exons ATGGGTTTGCAGGGGAAAATGAATGCATTTTCAAAAGTTCCACCAGGCTTTCGCTTCCATCCCACTGATGAAGAACTTGTGGCCTATTACCTGAGGAAGAAAATTACATCAAGAAGGATTGACCTAGATGTAATTAGAGATGTTGATCTCTATAAAATTGAGCCATGGGATCTTCAAG AGCTATGCAGAATAGGGACAGAAGAGCAAAATGAATGGTATTTCTTTAGTCATAAGGATAAGAAGTATCCAACTGGAACTCGCACAAATAGAGCCACTGCAGCTGGGTTTTGGAAAGCAACCGGTAGAGACAAGGCTATTTACTCTAAGCATGACTTGATTGGCATGAGGAAGACCTTAGTGTTTTATAAAGGTCGAGCCCCAAATGGACAAAAGTCAGACTGGATCATGCATGAGTATCGCCTAGAAACAGACGAAAACGGGACTCCGCAGGAAGAAGGATGGGTTGTGTGTAGGGTATTCAAGAAGAGAATACCAGCTATTAGCAAAGTCAGTCAGTATGAGTCTCCTTGTTGGTACGATGACCAAGTCTCTTTCACTCCAGATCTTGCTTCACCAATGCAAAATATGGCTTACCACCACCTTCCCTATTCCTGCAAGAAAGAGCTTGATTTGAAGTACCAAGCCCCAAATGAGCATTACCTCCAGCTACCACTTCTAGACAGCCCAAAACTACTCCACCCATCCGTCGAAGCATTTGGCCTAGACATCAACAATGCAAGCACTCTACAGGAAACTCATGAGCAACACTTGCAGACACTCTATGCTAACACCAATAACGAGCATGCGGCGGATCAAGTCACTGATTGGCGCATCCTTGACAAGTTTGTGGCTTCTCAACTCAGTCAAGAAGAAGTTGCCAAGCAAAATAACTATTCAAGTGCTTCAGCTAAGAATGTCTTCCACTCGTCGCAGCACGCAAATTTGCTCATCAGACATTTAAACAAACAAGAAATGGCACCGGAGAATGCATCAACATCCAATCGTCACACTGATCTGTGGAAGTGA
- the LOC107913172 gene encoding NAC domain-containing protein 7 isoform X2 — translation MNAFSKVPPGFRFHPTDEELVAYYLRKKITSRRIDLDVIRDVDLYKIEPWDLQELCRIGTEEQNEWYFFSHKDKKYPTGTRTNRATAAGFWKATGRDKAIYSKHDLIGMRKTLVFYKGRAPNGQKSDWIMHEYRLETDENGTPQEEGWVVCRVFKKRIPAISKVSQYESPCWYDDQVSFTPDLASPMQNMAYHHLPYSCKKELDLKYQAPNEHYLQLPLLDSPKLLHPSVEAFGLDINNASTLQETHEQHLQTLYANTNNEHAADQVTDWRILDKFVASQLSQEEVAKQNNYSSASAKNVFHSSQHANLLIRHLNKQEMAPENASTSNRHTDLWK, via the exons ATGAATGCATTTTCAAAAGTTCCACCAGGCTTTCGCTTCCATCCCACTGATGAAGAACTTGTGGCCTATTACCTGAGGAAGAAAATTACATCAAGAAGGATTGACCTAGATGTAATTAGAGATGTTGATCTCTATAAAATTGAGCCATGGGATCTTCAAG AGCTATGCAGAATAGGGACAGAAGAGCAAAATGAATGGTATTTCTTTAGTCATAAGGATAAGAAGTATCCAACTGGAACTCGCACAAATAGAGCCACTGCAGCTGGGTTTTGGAAAGCAACCGGTAGAGACAAGGCTATTTACTCTAAGCATGACTTGATTGGCATGAGGAAGACCTTAGTGTTTTATAAAGGTCGAGCCCCAAATGGACAAAAGTCAGACTGGATCATGCATGAGTATCGCCTAGAAACAGACGAAAACGGGACTCCGCAGGAAGAAGGATGGGTTGTGTGTAGGGTATTCAAGAAGAGAATACCAGCTATTAGCAAAGTCAGTCAGTATGAGTCTCCTTGTTGGTACGATGACCAAGTCTCTTTCACTCCAGATCTTGCTTCACCAATGCAAAATATGGCTTACCACCACCTTCCCTATTCCTGCAAGAAAGAGCTTGATTTGAAGTACCAAGCCCCAAATGAGCATTACCTCCAGCTACCACTTCTAGACAGCCCAAAACTACTCCACCCATCCGTCGAAGCATTTGGCCTAGACATCAACAATGCAAGCACTCTACAGGAAACTCATGAGCAACACTTGCAGACACTCTATGCTAACACCAATAACGAGCATGCGGCGGATCAAGTCACTGATTGGCGCATCCTTGACAAGTTTGTGGCTTCTCAACTCAGTCAAGAAGAAGTTGCCAAGCAAAATAACTATTCAAGTGCTTCAGCTAAGAATGTCTTCCACTCGTCGCAGCACGCAAATTTGCTCATCAGACATTTAAACAAACAAGAAATGGCACCGGAGAATGCATCAACATCCAATCGTCACACTGATCTGTGGAAGTGA
- the LOC107913173 gene encoding monocopper oxidase-like protein SKS1, producing MALLLLIHIALFSTLCFAADPSVFLDLKLSYITLSPLGVPQRVIAVNGAFPGPVVNVTTNYNVNINVHNQLDENLLMTWPGIQMRRNSWQDGVLGTNCPIHPKKNFTYRFQVKDQIGSFFYFPSLNFQRASGGFGPIIINNRNIIAIPFAHPDADIVLLVGDWYTKNHTALRTILESGEELGMPDGVLINGKGPYRYNSTLVPNGIEYETINVDPGKTYRFRVNNVGTSTSLNFRIEGHNLLLVETEGFYTTQQNFTSFDIHVGQSYSFLVTMDQNATKDYYIVASARFVNETVWERVTGVAILHYSNSKGPASGPLPVAPSDIYNQWSAMNQPRAIRQNTTASGARPNPQGSFHYGSINVTDTYVIQSLPPVRIDGKFRATLNGISFVNPDTPIRLADLHKVKGAYKLDFPNKPHDRTPHMDRSVINATYKGFIEIILQNNDTKMQSFHMDGYAFFVVGMDFGVWSENSRNNYNKWDAISRSTTEVYPGGWTAVLVSLDNVGVWNLRVENLDRWYLGQETYMRIINPEENGKTEMVPPDNVIYCGALQSLQKESQSSSAMALHCGNFKLFLTLVITILALYFDF from the exons atgGCTCTGCTTCTTTTGATTCACATTGCTCTGTTTTCCACTCTCTGTTTTGCTGCCGACCCTTCCGTCTTCCTTGATTTGAAACTCTCTTACATCACCCTCTCCCCTCTTGGTGTTCCTCAACGG GTTATAGCAGTGAATGGGGCTTTTCCTGGTCCTGTTGTTAATGTCACAACTAATTACAATGTGAATATTAATGTTCACAATCAGTTGGACGAAAATCTTTTGATGACTTG GCCAGGAATTCAAATGCGGAGAAATTCATGGCAGGATGGTGTTCTTGGCACCAACTGTCCAATTCATCCCAAGAAGAATTTTACTTACCGATTTCAAGTCAAGGATCAAATTGGGAGCTTTTTCTACTTCCCCTCCCTCAATTTTCAAAGAGCATCGGGTGGCTTTGGTCCCATTATTATTAATAACCGGAATATTATAGCAATTCCTTTTGCTCATCCGGATGCTGACATTGTCCTCTTGGTGGGTGATTGGTATACCAAAAACCACACG GCATTGAGAACAATTCTTGAGTCTGGTGAAGAACTTGGGATGCCAGATGGAGTTCTCATTAATGGGAAAGGACCCTACCGGTATAACTCAACTCTTGTACCTAATGGTATTGAATATGAAACCATTAATGTTGATCCAG GCAAAACTTATCGCTTTCGAGTGAATAATGTTGGGACATCTACTAGTTTGAACTTTAGAATTGAGGGCCATAATCTTCTCTTAGTGGAAACCGAGGGATTCTATACAACACAACAGAATTTCACCAGCTTTGATATTCATGTGGGACAATCGTATTCCTTTCTGGTTACCATGGATCAGAATGCAACTAAAGATTATTACATTGTGGCAAGTGCTAGGTTTGTGAATGAAACAGTGTGGGAAAGAGTAACCGGTGTGGCCATCTTGCATTATTCCAACTCAAAAGGACCAGCCAGTGGGCCTCTGCCTGTTGCGCCAAGTGATATTTACAATCAATGGTCAGCAATGAACCAGCCCAGGGCCATCAG GCAAAATACTACTGCAAGTGGAGCTCGCCCAAACCCCCAAGGGTCTTTTCACTATGGTTCAATTAATGTGACTGACACATATGTGATACAGAGCTTGCCTCCGGTTAGGATTGATGGGAAGTTTCGTGCTACACTTAATGGTATCTCTTTCGTCAACCCTGATACACCAATCAGGTTAGCTGACCTGCACAAAGTAAAGGGTGCTTATAAGCTGGATTTCCCCAATAAGCCACATGATAGAACTCCCCACATGGACCGATCTGTCATTAATGCTACATACAAAGGATTCATAGAAATTATATTGCAGAATAATGACACCAAGATGCAGAGCTTTCACATGGATGGCTATGCATTCTTTGTGGTCGG AATGGATTTTGGTGTGTGGAGTGAGAACAGCAGAAACAATTATAATAAATGGGATGCGATTTCTCGCTCCACAACAGAG GTCTACCCAGGTGGATGGACGGCTGTCCTTGTATCTCTTGATAATGTTGGAGTATGGAACCTTAGAGTGGAGAACTTGGATAGATGGTACCTAGGCCAAGAGACCTACATGAGAATTATCAATCCAGAGGAAAATGGCAAGACAGAGATGGTCCCTCCTGATAATGTTATTTATTGCGGTGCTCTGCAGAGCTTGcagaa GGAATCACAAAGCTCTTCTGCAATGGCATTGCACTGTGGTAACTTCAAGCTGTTTCTAACTCTTGTCATCACAATTTTAGCCTTGTATTTTGACTTTTAG